AAAAATCAGATCTTTTTCTGTCCACAGACTTAGGCCTGATGAGACGTTTAATTTCTGCACCACCTCCCTCCTCACTCTCCCCAGGTTGATGGACGTGGACAGATAGGCCacggtggcagggaggggggtggtggcaCACTTTCCCCTGGTAGCTTATGTCTGGAGGGACCGAGGTGTCCTCTGTGTCTTAATCACCTCAGGCCCGTTAAACAGTTTATTGTCATCTGTGCACCACCATTCACCGTATAAAAACGTGGAGTGTGGCAGTCAGTCCTAGGGCTAGAGATAAaaggaactggggcacctggctggcttgttCAGGAGAGCATCTGACTCTAAATGGTCtaagggttgtgggtttgagccccatgttgggtgtagagattacttaaaaataaaatctttttaaaaataaataaataaaggaaccgatgggggcacctgggtggctcagtcggttaagcgtccgacttcggctgaggtcacgatctcatagttagtgagttcaagccccgtgtcgggctctgtgctgacggctcggagcctggagcctgcttcggattctgtgtctccccctctctgtaccccttccctgcttgtgcactctctttctttgtctgtctctctctctgaaatataagtaaacattaaaaaaaaaaacaaagctgacaCCAGAATCCCTTCCTAAGGCTTGCTGCTCGGGGTTTGAAGCCTGCAGACGGCAGCTCTTGGTCCGTGTGCCTCTTGGCCACACGGCTGGTCTTCCTCGCGCCTGGGCAGGAGACCTCAGCgtccctgctcacacacagacCCTCGTGGCCGACGGGTTGACCTCTCTAGCCTTTTGCTGACATGATGGGCTCTCTAGTTAGATATTTCCAGTTTCCATTTGCCAGTTTGAGGCACTCTTCAGCATGGGGTCCTGAACCTGGAGCTCAGGTTGGACTTCACAGGTCTTAGAATGGATCCGTAGACCCCTCCCGTCGCGTGCTCGTGCGCCTTCAGAGGTTCCGTGTTGAGAGAACACGGAGGGCTCGGCGATGGCGAGCAGGTGGGGTGCTGTGTCCGCCTGATAGGGTAACTGGTAACTACGGTCTCCCTCGGGCCTTGGGTTGCCCCCGAGGTCGGAGTGCGGCTCTCTGCGCTGGCTGATGCAGGGTGATTCTTTGCCTGTGCCTCCTTCAGGACTGATGAAACCCATGATGCCCCAAGACTCCCTCGGTGGGACTGGCTGTCGCTCTGAGGACCAGAACTGCGTGCCCCCGCTGCAAGAAAGGAAAGTGGCCGCCCTCGATCCGGCCCCCGTGTGGAGCCCAGAGGGCTACATGGCGTTGCAGAGCAAAGGCTACTCGCTTCCGCAGCCGAAATCAAACGACGCTTTGGCCGTGGACATGCATGTCAGGTGAGCTGGAACTCCGCCCTCCTGGCCTGCGAGTGAAGGCAGGATGTCCAAATCCTGCTCGTGCGGGGCTCCGGGAGGGGGCGCTGTCCCCACAGGCAGTGTCTTCCGTGGACGGGGAGTACGAGGAGGTTTGCTGGAACGCCTTTGTGTGAGAGGCGCTCACCTGCCGGCGGGGCTGACGGCCGAGGAGAGGTCCTGGGTCAGAGGCAGATCTGCTGAACCTTGGGTCAGGGCGAGGGGTGGGGTCTGGCGGGGCCACGTGCCCGGGTCGTGGCTCCTTCCTGTCCAAGTGGAGCAAGCTGGCcctgctggcccagggccccagactCTCCGTGGACTCCCAGGCTCCAGCTTGTCGCTTGAACCAGAGGATCCCCAGCTGCTACGCCTCCAGGTGGCACGCTGAGTCCACCAGCAGCCCCCGCATTCTTCACTCTGGACTCCAGGGGCCGCCGACCAATCCATGGCCCAGCAGCTCTGAGACGTGTTTAAAGCTAGAGCAAATGTTGgtgcttgtgttttttttctttttcattttctttttaaaaaagattttttttttttctttttaaaactaagcTCTGTGTTCAGCATGGAAACCAGGAACCAAGCTCcaatcacattgactgatttttctggttccttttcaGGAATGAAAGCTCTTACTCTGCCCCCCACGGAAGGTCAGGGGGTGTAGGTGCCCAGCGCGATCTCcttgaggagagaggggaggagttCTTGAGTGCTTTTGACAAGAAGGCCCCAGCAGACTTTGACAGCTGTGTCTCTTCTCAAAGAATAGGCCAGGAGCTTTTGTTTCCACCCCAAGAAAATGTTCAGGAAGCGGGTGCTCCTGGGGGTCACAGCCCAGACCTCAGGTGTTCCCCACTGGAGCCCGACTTTGCCCCAGCGGAGAAAAAGCCAGAGTATAGCAGTTGGGACGTTAGCCACCCGCCAGAGTCCACGGACACGGCCAGCGGCATCGAGAAGGGGACACCCCGGGAGGAGCCACCCTTTAACGTCTCCTCCTGGGAGAAGGACGGGAGCCCCAACAAACAGCCGTCCCTGGAGCCCGAGTGGACCGCCGAGCCCCGGGGCCCCGGCAGCCAGCACCAGGAGCAGACCAGCAGGACGCGGAGGTCGGGACCCATCAAGAAGCCCGTCCTGAAAGCCCTCAAGGTGGAGGACAAGGAGAAGGAACTGGAGAAGATTaagcaggagctgggggaggagagcgCCCGCGTGGCCAAGGAGAAGGGGCCGGCTCGCAAGGCGGAGAAGGACGAGGATGAAGAGAACGACCCCGCGCTGGCcaactcctccccctcccccttggaGGACCAGGGCCCTGCCCGTGCTAGTGTGGGCCGCGAGGCCAGCAGGTGTGACGAGGACGAGAAGCCGGCCAGGGCCTGGGAGGGCAGACCCCCCCGGGAGTCCAATGACACGCCCGCGACAAAGAGGAACAATTGGATCTTTATCGATGAGGAGCAAGCTTTCGGGGGCCGAGGGCAGGCCCGGGGCCGCGGCCGTGGCTTCCGAGAGTTCACCTTCCGAGGGCGGCCGGCGGGCGGTGGCCCAGGCCTCTGCGGTGGGGGGGTGCTCGGGGCGCGGGGCGTCTACGGCAGCGGCCAGAGGAGTGGCCGCGGCCGGGGGCTGCGGGACTTTGGCCAGCCGGAGGACTTCCCCAGGGCCAAGCCGCGACGGCGCATCGCCAGCGAGACGCACAGCGAGGGCTCTGAGTACGAAGAGCTTCCCAAGCGGCGGCGGCAGCGAGGCTCGGAGAACGGGAGCGAGGGCTCGCTCCTGGAGCGGGAGGGCAGCACCCTGAGGAGGGGCGACTTCAGGGACTCCTGGCGCTCCACCAAGGCATGCTCCGAGGACCACGGCGGCCCGGAGGCCAAGAGCCGAGGCCCTCGCGCCTTCGGCCGGGCGCTCCCTCCCCGGCTGAGCAGCTGCGGCTACGGCCGGAGAACCTTTGTGTCCAAAGAGGCCGCCCACTGGCAGAGCAAGGGCCCGGGAGCCTCCTGGCAGGAGTACAGCTCCCCAGACACGTGCGGGTCCCGGCGACCCGCAGACAGAGACTGTGTCCCTGACGCCTACAGACATTCTGACTCGCTTGGCGCCAGGGCCTTCGAGGACGGCCGCCTGGAGGACAAGAGGCCCTTCTTCCCCGATGACCACGCGGCCGACTCGGAAGCCGCCGAGAACCGGCCCTTCCGGAGAAGGCGCCCCCCGCGTCAGGACAAGCCCCCTCGCTTCCGGCGCCTCCGGCAGGAGCGGGAGTCCCTGGGCCTGTGGGGGCCGGAGGAGGAGCCGCACCTCTTGGCGGGGCCGTGGCCGGGCCGGCCCAAGCTCTGCCCCGGGGACAAGAGCGGGTCCCCCGAGCTCTCGTACCAGAACTCGTCCGATCACGCCAACGAGGAGTGGGAGACGGCTTCCGAGAGCAGTGACTTCAGCGAGCGGCGGGAGCGGCGCGAGGGCCCGGGGGCTGAGCCCGACCCGCAGGCGGACGGCAGCCTGCCCGGGGCCGCCGCGGGTGAGAAGAAGGAGCTGGCCAAGAGGAGCTTCTCCAGCCAGAGGCCCCTGGCCGACAGGCAGAGCCGAAAGCTGGAGCCGGGGGGGTTTGGGGACAAGTCCATTAGGCCAGGTGGTGGTGACGCCTCTCCCCGTTATgacagccaacagaatgggacgCCTTTGAAAGCCAAAAGGTAAAACGCAGACCGAACCCCAGGCTCTTCTCTGTTGCTGTTCTGTTACCAAGCCTGTCGTTGTAAGCAGCACCCATGCATGCATGCCCTGCCGTGTGTCCGGCGCCCCGACTCCGTCCCTCTGTCGTCCTCCAGGAGGGCCGCTGCCCACCCGGGCCGTTGTGTGTGGGCGTCTCCATCACTCGCTCTCACACTGCTTGTCTGCCTCTCTCGTGGcatgttgttgtcgttgttgttgttgtggctTGAAAACCGAAACCCAGAGCCCCAGCCCGTTGGTCCTCGAGCGGTGGCTGCCCCGGCACCCGTCAGGAGAGCTCAGCCTCCATAAGTACCCTTTGCCGCCCCGCCGAGGGGGACGCTTCCTGTGCACGGTGCCGGTCCCCCAGATTCCTCTGCCCCTGGACTGCTCTCCCCCCCGCGTCCTGCTGGGCCATCTAGCCTCCTGGTCCTGTAGGGACAGCTCTTCCCAAGTGGCTCTGCCTCTTGGCCGTGAGGAGATGCGGCTCCGTTTCAGGGATTGACCACCTCCTGGTGGGAAGAGCCAGGCAGTGGCAAAAGCAGGTGAGCTGCCTGAGGCCCTGTGAGCGTCTCTCAGGGGATCTGGAGGCTTCCAGGTGGCTCAGGTTTGTGTGGCTCATTGCCTGCAGGCTGCCTGGAATCCGGGAGAGGGGAGAGCCCGTGCAGAGACTCACTCGCGCAGCCTGTTTTTCTGATCCATGCCTCCGCCTGAGGAAGGCCACTTCCCTACCTCCCAGTCTCCTGAGAATCCGGGGCCAGAAACCTGGGGGCCAGAAACCTGGATTGGAATCCACTCAGCCCCAAAGAAGGAGCCCTAGGGGAATGCTGAGCTTTCCAGGTGTTGGGCTGGCCTAGCTTTCCAGGCCCCAGCTGCTGACACGGGGCTTCGCTTCTGACTTCTGCTGAGAGCCTTGTCGTGCGGCCTGGCCCGGCTCCTTGACTCCCTGGTCAGTCTCCTGTGTCAGGAGCGGTAAGGGCTGTGGCCCTGCTCTGGGCGGTCCCCTTCGTTCTCTCCTGTCTGCAGCCCTGCTGAGTTGGGCACGCAGTGGGGAAGAACCGAGGCACTGAGCCCTGGAAGGGGTCAGAGAAGAGCAGTTGTCCCCGTGAGCCGGCAGAGCCACCGCAGCAGTGTGGCCGTAGGAGGGCTGCCGCCGGGGAGCAGCTTCGACTGCGCAGAGGGGGCGCGCTGTAGGTCGGGGCCCTGTGTCCACGTGCGTGCCGTGTGCACATGCTGATcgtccctttctctccttccccagcctctggccGCTTCCGAGCTAACACGGTTCCTCCTCCTTCCTAGGTCCCCAGATGAGGCCTTGCCCGCGGGTCTCGGTTGCAGCAGTGGGAGCAGCCACTACGTGCTGGAGCGGGTGGCCCACGGTGCCTCTGACATCCCCGAGGCCTCCTGTGAGACGGCGGAGGAGGCGGCCAAGCTGGTTGCTCAGAGGGCGGGCGAACAGGGAGAGACCATGAAACAGTTCGACCTGAGCTATGGAAGTGAGTCTGTCCCCTCACATCTTCAGGCCCCTCAAAACCGAGGGCCACGGTGGCTTTCGAGGGTCGCTGGGTTTGCCCATCTGTTCTCTGGACATCGTGGCCTCTGGGCAGGTGGCGGGCCAAGTTCCGGGGCGACGCTGGTGAGCCGAACGGATATGGTTCCTGCCCTCCTGCTGCTCACAGCCTTGCCACCCCTCGTAGCAGCCCCGGTGCCCCAGTTTTACAGAGGGGGACCCCGAGGCCTAGCGAGGTTGTGTGGTGTGTCCAGGGTCACGCGGCTGGCTGGTACCAGAGCAGAGACTTTGGTCACCAGCGTCTTTTCTTAAACTGTAGTGTTACTGGCGTCTGCGGTGTGAGACGACCATGTGccgaggagggggggggggggagaagggaccCTTTCAGGATTTCCATAGATTCCATGTACAGTCTGCTCCTTGGAGGCATCGGGCCTGGTGCCGCCCAACCTTCGGAGCTGAGCTGTCCTTAGATATGAGAAACCGGTAGGGTTGGGTTATTCTTTCTTCCGATGAATGGAGACACTGTCCCTTCTTGTGAAATCTGGGTTCAGATTCCATCGTTGAAAACTGCGGATCCAGCCCTGGGGAGGAGAGTGAGGTGGGCCCCATGGCGGGCGAAGGCTTCATTGAGGTCCTGACCAAGAAGCAGCGCCGTCTgctggaagaagagaggaggaagaaggagcagGCCGTGCAGGTagggggtgtggggtggagggcaggCCGGCACAGAGAAACCCAGAGCGAGGAGAGAGAGTTCTGAATCAGGCCCAAGCTAGACGAGGGGAAGGCGGGCACAGCAGCGTGCTTGTGCCCCCGACATCCACCAACCCTGTTGTCGTGTGGGAGTAGGTGATGTTAGCCCAGTGCTTGGAGAAGGTGACTCATCCCAGGTGACAGCAGGACGCAGACCTCCCTcaggccccccaggcccccctcctcccaccactcCAGCCTGTGTGGGATGAGATTCGTCACCCAGGGCGTCTCGAGGGCCGGGGACCCTGTATTGGAACTGCAGTCAGGCATGGACCCTGCACCCTTGGCCTCTGCAGCCTGCGTGCACCGGCCTGTCGCCCTTCCCGGGGATGGTGTGGTTGGCCTTGCCATTCACCCGTGGCCGAGGCCTTGAGATGCCAGCGTTCCTGCACCCCTGGGGCAGTTTCCCGTGGTGTGGTTCTGGCGGGGAGAACTCGTGCTTCACGCCTCACGTCTGGGCCGGACAGCGTCACCTCTTTTCTCCTTAGGTGCCTGTCAAGGGTCGAGGTCTTTCCTCCCGTATTCCTCCTCGGTTTGCTAAAAAGCAGAACAACTTGTGCCTGGAGCAGGGTGATGTGACCGTGCCTGGCAGCAGCCTGGGCACGGAGATCTGGGAGAGCAGCGGCCAGGGTAAGAGTTGGGTGCTTGGGCTCAGCTGCTTGGTCCACGGctgtccccagggcagggggTCTCTTCTCTGGGAGCGTCCTGCTTTGGGGCTGTGCATGCCTGTGGGGTTTGCctgtctcctgcctcctctccggAGCCACGGTGTCAGATACCGTCTCGGCACCACCGGCAGCCCCTGAACAGCTGGAAACTGCCCCGCCTGCTATTTGGGGCAAGAGCACACCATTCCTTGCGTCCACTGATCTGGACAAGGGAGGCCCCGTCCCTGCCCGGCTCCGGTCACGGGGGGGAGTTGGCTCGACTCCTTTGCCCCTGTCAGGCACCCAAGAAACTCAGCTTGTGGAGGAGCACCAGGTGACCGCCAGGGAGGAGGAGCGGGTCCGAAGCTTTCCTGTCTGTGCCACGTGCCGGCCCTGACGCCGGGCGCTCCTGGCCGCTCCTCCTCATGCTCTCCTGAGCCAGACAGGCTTGAGACCAAAGTGAGGAGACCTCACTTTctggaaaatttattttcctgaacttaaaaaaaaaaaaaaaaaaaattcaaacccaatgcccttttttttttggtaactcttcgttttaaaatacaaaaacaattttttttttttttagcgtttgtttttgagggagggCACGAgtcagaggggggcagagagggggacagaggaccagaagcaggctctgcgttgacagcgtgagccggacgtggggcttgaactcacgagctgtgagatcatgacctgcgccgaagtcggacgcccgaccgaccgagccacccaggtgttcctgagATACAAAACCATGTTAATCGAGCAGATTCTTCATTAATGCCTGCTTGAGGCAGAGCCCTGGAGAGTACACAGGTGAAGAAAAGCATGATGCTTCACAGGGGAGCCTAGAGAAATTATCCATTTCCGGTGTGTTAAACAAAGTAGCCGAGGACCCTGGAGTGCAGTGACGTGACCCCAGAGCCACATGACAGACACTCAAAATTCTGGGTCCTAGGTGTTGATTCTTTGAATCTTCCCTCCTGGCCTGTCACGTTCCGGGCTAAAACCTAGGTTCCAACACGTTACAAATAACACTGGACGACGTTCAACTCTGATTCAAAGTATGATCTTCTCTTCATAAAATATGGCTGTGAGTTGATTTGGTAGCACACGTGAGCAGGGTATCACACTCCGAATGTCCTCAGATAACCTCCCAGGTTGTCGCTCGGAGCAGGCTGGACGCCAGCCCCTGCCCTCGGGCCTTTACCGCCAGGACCCGCCTCACCGGCCGCTCAGCCCGGGGGCGCGCGCACGGCTTCAGAGGGTCCCTGGCTCTGAAAATAGCACGTCGGGTTTGCGTACATACGCAGGCTCTGCGGCTTTGGTGGGAGTCCTGGAGTGGTCCTCGAGCTAACAGAGGTTGAGTAGTACCAGCCTAGATCCTCGAGAGACTCTGTGAAGCTGCCAGGCTCGTAGAAATGAACAGTCGGCTTAAGATTAAGACCACGTCAGTACACGGAGTAGCGGTACAGCTTTCTCACGGACGTGAACGAGAAGTTGCTGGCGTGCCTTCCAGAGCAAGTAGCGGATGAAGTAAAGGGAAGCACGCTTCTTGGAGTGTGAGGATGTTGGGAAGTCGGGTGAAGCTACCAGAGCAGCTCCAGTGCCCTGCATGGGGcaggagagctgggaggggctGCGCCAGCCAGGCGGTTCCCCTGCGCGGCCCTGACTCTCTGTCTTGCACCCTCGGGCAGCCCTCCCCGTCCAGGCCCCGGCCAGCGACTCCTGGACTAAAGCCGCAACTGCCTTCAACAGCGCCGAGCCTGGCTCCGCCGAGGTGAGTGATCACTGAGCCGCCCGCGGGCAGCGCGCGAGCCCGCCGCCCCCACGGCCGGCTCGTCCTGGGCCTCGTGCACCCTTGCCCAGCCCAGCTCTTCCTCGCCGAGCCGATGAGCCCGGCCCAGAGCCTGATTACACCGGCCCTGGCTTGGCGCTGGTCTTTGTTCCTGACTTCTGGGGAGGGTGGGCGACCGGGCCCGTGGTGGCAGTCAGGCCCTGTCTGACCTGGCCACAAGGGAATGAGTTTGGCGGCCCCATCCCTGGCGCCCATTGCATATCGTGGTTTTTTTGATCGCGTCTTCAGTTGCTGGGTACCGTTGGCGGGTCAGGGCCCAAGTCAGGACGGGGCTAAAGAGGACAGGCTTACGGGGGTGTGTCTCAGCCACGCACTTGGTCCCACTTCCTGGGCGGTCCCGTGTTGGAGTTTGGGGGTCAGGGTTCTCACCCGTCTTGTGCCTTGCACAGCAGGGTTTTAAGAGCAGCCAGGGGGATAGCGGCGTTGACCTGAGCGCCGAGTCTCGGGAGTCGTCTGCAACATCCTCCCAGCGCAGCTCCCCGTATGGCACTCTGAAGCCGGAGGACATGAACGGGCCTGGCCTGGAGCCCAAGGCTGACGGCCACAAGGAGCAGGCCCAGAAGCAGCCCGAGCCAAAGGTCAGCTGGAAGTCCCTCCACGGAGGCCTGGGCCGGGGCAGGGGACTGCCGTCCCTGgtcttctcccctcttcctggtGCTCAGAAGCTGGGGACTGGGGTCCTTCCAGCCCGTGTTTCTCAGCATCTCTGGTTTTCTATCAAGGACTCGGATCAAGGCTCAGGACAGAGCAAGGAGCACAGACCGGGACCCATTGGCAATGAGCGCTCTCTGAAGAACAGGAAGGGCTCAGAGGGGGCCGAGCGGCTGCAGGGAGCCGTCGTCCCGCCCGTTAACGGGGTGGAGATTCACGTGGACTCTGTGCTGCCGGTGCCGCCCATTGAATTTGGAGTCAATCCAAAAGTGAGGCTTGGATGTGTTTctttcccaccccccagcccccctcacAAGTCCCCCGTGGTTTTGAActtggagagggaggggaggtgctGAGACGGGGCCGTCACCTAGAAAGAGCCGGGGGACAGAAGCTGAGCAGCTCTCTGGGGGAGTGTGTCAGCCTGCAGGATGAGGCAGGTGCCACTGAGCTGCCTTCTAGATTATTCTGACACCAGCCAGGTTCTCAGGCTGGGCAGACCAGTGATCTTCACTGTCTCTTTCGGGATTGGCCAGTGGGCACAGGCAGGGAGCACGGAGGGAGGGTCACGGGGTGGCGTCCTTTTTTGGGTGCTATCTGGTGGACGCTGCCCACTAGATTTCTTGAGTCTTGGAGACTGGATCGAATTAATGTGTGCCTCTTCTGAAAAGCGGGCAGATGATTTCAGTGagctcttccttctcttcagGACTCGGATTTCAGCTTGCCacctggctctgcctctgggcCCGCAGGGAATCCCGTCGTCAAACTTCAGGATGCCTTGGCCAGTAACGTGAGTGTGTGTTTCCCCCTGTTTCTTGTGCTGGCAGGCCCTGGAGAGAAAGGAGCAAGGCTTCTGGGGGGCTCTGAAGCCAGAGGAGGGGGCCAACACCAGCTTTGGGGTCAGGCCTGGGTGCGCGGCAAAATGCGTTCTCTAGCTGGTTACGTGTCCTCGGGCATGTTGTATAAATGTCCTGTGCCCCGGTTTTGTGATCTTACCATGGGAAAACAGAACTTCTCAGGTCCCGGTTATTTGACGTTCTGTGGTTACGTATGTTTGGTAGTGCTGGGATAAACCAACGTGTTTACTCAGAATCCCTCTGATACGCTGAGGGGCACTGGGCACACATGGGAGGGTCTGTTGGCCACATGTGTGAAGAAACGTTACCAGGGACCTCGTTCAGTTTCTGGTGGGGGGCGGAGACGGGACCTGGGGGTCTCCACGCCAGGCGTCGgcgcctctgtgctggcagcccgtCGTTGTGCCTGGCGCGGCCGCCCCTGCCCGAGTGCTCCGTGGGCTGTGGGTGTGCAGGTGGCTCTCCACAGACTTCTGTTGAGGGAATCGGGGAAGACCACCGACCGGAGCAGATCAGCTTGGGTGTCTGCTCCCGGCAGGTTCACCGTAGGGGTCTTGAGCGCCCGCGGGCAAAACCAAAGGTGCGTTTTGCTCTGCTGTCTTGTTGGCCCTGTGCCTGTCGTGTTCCATGGTCTCCTTTCCCCTTCCAGGCTGGGTTAACACAAAGTATTCCCATCCTCCGGCGTGATCATCACATCCAGAGGGCCATCGGCCTCTCCCAAATGTCCTTCCCCACCGCCGACCTCACCCTGAAGGTAACGCCAGGCCGGCGCTAGGCGAAGGCTGCGGGGCGCCTTAGCTTGCCGAGGGCTGGAGCACGcagccccgcccgcccgcccatCCTGGGGCCTCGATCTGTGCCGTCCCCCGCCTTCTTGGAAGTAATTCTTCCCTCCCCTTGCTTTCCAGATGGAGTCCGCACGCAAGGCTTGGGAAAATTCACCCAGTTTGCCAGAGCAGAGCTCCCCGGGAGGCGCAGGCTCGGGAATCCAGCCCCCGTCCTCTGTGGGCGCCTCCAACGGCGTCAGCTACAGCTCGTTTGGCGGAGTTTCCATGCCGCCCATGCCCGTGGCCTCCGTAGcaccctctgcttctcttccagGTATCTCCTCCCTCACCTGAACCAGCTCAGGGAGCCTCCCTTCGCTGTCGGGAGAAAAGTGGTGCCGGCCCTGAGCGCCTCCCCCTACCCTGACTTGAGTGTGCAAAAGTAGGGGCTTGTTGATGGGCCGGGTGGTCCTGGCCTCCCAGGTGCTACAGACCCCTGGCCCTCCCCTCTACCCTGCGTCCCTTCTGTGGTGTGGGAAGCAGACCAGGGGCAAGCAGAGACAGGGCTTGGAGTCAGAGCCGGGTCACATGCAGGGGCCGTGTCCTCTCCGCCTTCGAGTGGCTCAGCCCTCCGGGCCAcggccccttccttcctctgtgagATACACCTGGTTCTCTCTGGGCTGTTAGCTCGTGACACAGAGTCAACCTGCAAAGTGCTTCGTGTCGGCCAAGCCCTCGCAGGTGGCCCATCAGTGGTAGACCGCTGTGTTGGTGCCCccaagggagagggcaggggttTTGAGGGCCCAGCTGCCAGGGTCTCGACGCATTTCCAGTGGACCGTCCTGCTCTCCACCGTGGACTCCgtgcagggagacagaggagtagGGGCTGAGACCAGGGCTGCCTGAGCTGCAGTGGAGCCCCTCCCCAGGGTGTGGTTCAGTGGGCCCGGGGTCTGGTGAGCGAGGTCAGTTGTCCACCCCCCCGGGCCCGCGTTCCCCTGGGGGCGAGCAAGTGTGGGGCTGTGGGGCGCAGGGCCAGCAGCTGGGgaccgagcaggctctgcacacacTCCATCCCTCCCACTGATTCCCCAGGAAAGTGTGCGTGCGTGGACGTTCAGGAGGGGTGAGGCTTGACCCTGTCCTGTCTGCTCTCGGGTTCTGTTTGCAGGCAGCCACTTGCCACCTCTGTACCTGGACGGCCACGTGTTTGCAGGTCAGCCTCGGCTGGTTCCTCAGACGATACCTCAGCAGCAGAGTTACCAGCAGGTGATGACAGCCGGACAGGTGGCCCCGTGGGGGATGGGGATGCAGCACACGGTGGAATTAACTTCCCTTCTCGACTTGCGTACTGTCTTGTTTCTGTGTCCCCTCACGTGGACCGCCCAGCACCCAGCCCATCCTAGCAGGCAGGAAATGTTTGGTGAATGAACAcaggagaggcagggaagaggaATGGAGCTTGGCACTCTAGACTCCTAGATCCCCTCTGTCAGTTCTTCCTGTGTCCTAGCTGGGGAATTAGCTGAAATGGAATTCTCTTTGGTATCCTTTGGTATCAGGTGTCCTTCTgatgaagagaagaaaggccTAGACTCCCAGGCATGGATGCGTTAGAAAGAGGTAGTTTTAGAAATGTGCAGGTGTTTGTTTTCGTGCAGGATGGgcgtattttctattttctgtgctGCAAGGGGCAGAGTTCTGGAAGTCTCCCTCCTGAACCTGGTGTGGGGCCTTTGATGGTCTGGCACCCCATGGACCTGTGTGCCTGGATGGTGGGGCCCTTGGGCAGAAGTAGATTTGGGGACAGAGAACAGAGGACTTGGCCTGTCCTGATCTCTTTATGAAACATGTTCTTAAACATTACGTTGTTGAGATTTATGATGTATCGATGTTCACCTAACCGGATCATACTGAATGTAGCTTTCGTGTATGTTTCCCGTTGACAGGTGCATGCTGAAATGCACCTCTGTGGACAGCTGTAGCCAGAATTCGTTCTTGCTGTTGTATAGAACCCAACGTAGGAAATCATGGTTTGGGGTTGATACCCAGGTTTTGCCTTTTCCCCAAGAGCAAGGAAAGCACCGGAAGGCCATGCTCCAGTTTGCATTTGGGGCAGTGTTTGAGCTGCTGCGTGGAGCAGGGGGTGTGGCGGGGGGGCAGACACCCACCCTGGAGGGCACTGCGGTTACCTGCCCGGCTTCCCACCACAGGCTGCCGCTGCCCAGCAGATCCCGATTTCCCTTCACACGTCTCTGCAGGCTCAGGCCCAGCTTGGACTGAGGGGCGGGCTCCCCGTCTCCCAGTCTCAGGAGATCTTCAGCTCCTTACAGCCCTTCAGGTGAGGTGCAGCCAGAAGCTCAGGCCCCCGCGGCCCGTGGATGTGCCCCTCTGGACTGTTTCCGCTCCACAATTCTCTG
Above is a window of Panthera tigris isolate Pti1 chromosome D4, P.tigris_Pti1_mat1.1, whole genome shotgun sequence DNA encoding:
- the PRRC2B gene encoding protein PRRC2B isoform X2, with protein sequence MSDRLGQITKGKDGKSKYSTLSLFDKYKGKSVDAVRSSVIPRHGLQSLGKVATARRMPPPANLPSLKSENRGNDPNIVIVPKDGTGWANKQDQQDPKSSSATGSQPPESLPQPGLQRPVSSLQKPTQSSSQENTNSVPGGPKSWAQLNGKPAGHEGGLRGSSRLLSFSPEEFPTLKAAGGQDKAGKERGVLDLSYGPGPSLRPQNVTSWREGGGRNIISATSLSASPTELGSRNSSAGDGAPSSACTSDSKDPSLRPAQPVRKGASQFMGNVYHPPTYHDMLPAFMCSPQSSENQGTVERGPFPLPQLRLEPRVPFRQFQMNDQDGKESRLGTTRPIRPLRQLVGRAPRPTIINAENLKGLDDLDADADDGWAGLHEEVDYSEKLKFSDDEEEEEVGKDGRPKWNSWDPRRQRQLSMSSADSADAKRPQEEGKDWGEAVGVARVVRKVPEPQPPSRKLHSWASGPDYQKSSLVSVFRQQSVEDKEDKPPPRQKFVQSEMSEAVERARKRREEEERRAREERLAACAAKLKQLDQKRKQAQKAGEAPKPAEKEVPRSPGTEKVPPQENGPAVRKGSPEFPAQGTPNTFSEEAPAAPPAVAQSGGSEEGAREAGSPAQEFGKYQKSLPPRFQRQQQQQQQEQLYKMQHWQPVYPPPSHPQRTFYPHHPQMLGFDPRWMMMPSYMDPRIPPTRAPVDFYPSALHPSGLMKPMMPQDSLGGTGCRSEDQNCVPPLQERKVAALDPAPVWSPEGYMALQSKGYSLPQPKSNDALAVDMHVRNESSYSAPHGRSGGVGAQRDLLEERGEEFLSAFDKKAPADFDSCVSSQRIGQELLFPPQENVQEAGAPGGHSPDLRCSPLEPDFAPAEKKPEYSSWDVSHPPESTDTASGIEKGTPREEPPFNVSSWEKDGSPNKQPSLEPEWTAEPRGPGSQHQEQTSRTRRSGPIKKPVLKALKVEDKEKELEKIKQELGEESARVAKEKGPARKAEKDEDEENDPALANSSPSPLEDQGPARASVGREASRCDEDEKPARAWEGRPPRESNDTPATKRNNWIFIDEEQAFGGRGQARGRGRGFREFTFRGRPAGGGPGLCGGGVLGARGVYGSGQRSGRGRGLRDFGQPEDFPRAKPRRRIASETHSEGSEYEELPKRRRQRGSENGSEGSLLEREGSTLRRGDFRDSWRSTKACSEDHGGPEAKSRGPRAFGRALPPRLSSCGYGRRTFVSKEAAHWQSKGPGASWQEYSSPDTCGSRRPADRDCVPDAYRHSDSLGARAFEDGRLEDKRPFFPDDHAADSEAAENRPFRRRRPPRQDKPPRFRRLRQERESLGLWGPEEEPHLLAGPWPGRPKLCPGDKSGSPELSYQNSSDHANEEWETASESSDFSERRERREGPGAEPDPQADGSLPGAAAGEKKELAKRSFSSQRPLADRQSRKLEPGGFGDKSIRPGGGDASPRYDSQQNGTPLKAKRSPDEALPAGLGCSSGSSHYVLERVAHGASDIPEASCETAEEAAKLVAQRAGEQGETMKQFDLSYGNSIVENCGSSPGEESEVGPMAGEGFIEVLTKKQRRLLEEERRKKEQAVQVPVKGRGLSSRIPPRFAKKQNNLCLEQGDVTVPGSSLGTEIWESSGQALPVQAPASDSWTKAATAFNSAEPGSAEQGFKSSQGDSGVDLSAESRESSATSSQRSSPYGTLKPEDMNGPGLEPKADGHKEQAQKQPEPKDSDQGSGQSKEHRPGPIGNERSLKNRKGSEGAERLQGAVVPPVNGVEIHVDSVLPVPPIEFGVNPKDSDFSLPPGSASGPAGNPVVKLQDALASNAGLTQSIPILRRDHHIQRAIGLSQMSFPTADLTLKMESARKAWENSPSLPEQSSPGGAGSGIQPPSSVGASNGVSYSSFGGVSMPPMPVASVAPSASLPGSHLPPLYLDGHVFAGQPRLVPQTIPQQQSYQQAAAAQQIPISLHTSLQAQAQLGLRGGLPVSQSQEIFSSLQPFRSQVYMHPSLSPPSTMILSGGTALKPPYSAFPGMQPLEMVKPQSGSPYQPMSGNQALVYEGQLGQAAGLGASQLLDSQLPQLTMPLPGSQLPLPRYGSGQQPLILPQSIQLPQGQSLSVGAPRRILPPGSQPSVLNTSRESSQMEMKGFHFADSKQNVPSGGSVPSPQTYRPSSASPSGKPSGSAVNMGSVQGHYVQQAKQRVDEKPSLGAVKLQEAPSAASQMKRTGAIKPRAVKVEESKA